The Thermus brockianus genome window below encodes:
- the metH gene encoding methionine synthase gives MVEVHACSPGCRHHLGGAGWGDAPLVRLGYNKEARAKKFPYLRALLERPVVFDGAMGTELQKRDLAPEDYGGEAYFGCPEVLNRTRPEVVREIHRSYLEAGAEVIETNTFGALRHVLAEYGLGEEAEALAYLGARLAKEVAEPCGAFVAGALGPGTKLISLGQISWDELFAAYKEAVRGLLRGGVDLILLETAQDILQVRCAVLAAREAMAELRREVPLQVQVTFEATGTLLVGTDEQAALAALESLPVDVVGMNCATGPDLMDSKVRYFAEHSTRFVACLPNAGLPRNEGGKVAYDLTPEELARWHRKFVLEYGVNAVGGCCGTGPEHIRKVAEAVKGFPVRERPKAFPPQVASLYQAVPLRQETSLFLVGERLNATGSKRFREMLFAKDLEGILALAQEQVAEGAHALDLSVAWTGRDELEDLKWLLPGLATAATVPVMVDSTSPEAMELALKYLPGRVLLNSANLEDGLERFDRVASLAKAHGAALVVLAIDEKGMAKTREEKVRVALRMYERLTEHHGLRPEDLLFDLLTFPITQGDEESRPLAKETLLALEELRERLPGVGFILGVSNVSFGLKPRARRVLNSVFLDEARKRGLTAAIVDAGKILPIAQIPEEAYALALDLIHDRRREGYDPLMAFIAYFEAHQEDLAQKEDAFQALPLLERLKRRVVEGRKVGLEADLEEALREGHKPLDLINGPLLAGMKEVGELFGAGKMQLPFVLQAAEVMKRAVAHLEPHMEKRGAGKGRMILATVKGDVHDIGKNLVDIILTNNGYQVINLGIKVPIEEILRAVEEHKPHAVGMSGLLVKSTQVMKENLEYMRDRGYTLPVILGGAALTRSFVEEELRAIYPKVYYAEDAFEGLRLMEELTGHASPELTRKAPTRPKREAPRVEARPKPVGDPPAIPRPPFFGVRVEENLDLATIAHYVNKLALYRGQWGYSRKGMGREEWQALVEREAEPVFRRLLKEAREEGWLRPRVLYGFFPVAREGEELWVYSPETGEVLERFRFPRQRGGGLSLVDYFRPRHAPPLGDEEAWLPAFEEGARDVLGVQLVTMGEEPGKKARALFESGAYQDYLFVHGFAVEMTEALAEYWHKRMRQMWGIAGQDATEIPKLFQQGYQGARYSFGYPACPDLADQAKLDRLMGFARIGVQLTENFQLDPEHATSALVVHHPEARYFSVD, from the coding sequence ATGGTGGAGGTCCACGCCTGCAGTCCTGGTTGCCGCCACCACCTGGGGGGGGCAGGGTGGGGGGATGCGCCCTTGGTGCGCCTGGGCTACAACAAGGAGGCCCGGGCCAAGAAGTTCCCCTACCTAAGGGCCCTCCTGGAGCGCCCCGTGGTCTTTGACGGGGCCATGGGCACCGAGCTGCAAAAGAGGGACCTCGCCCCCGAGGACTACGGGGGGGAGGCCTACTTCGGCTGCCCCGAGGTGCTCAACCGCACCCGGCCCGAGGTGGTGCGGGAAATCCACCGGTCCTACCTCGAGGCCGGGGCCGAGGTGATTGAAACCAACACTTTTGGCGCCTTGCGGCACGTGCTGGCGGAGTACGGGCTAGGGGAGGAGGCGGAGGCGCTCGCCTACCTGGGGGCTAGGCTTGCCAAGGAGGTGGCGGAGCCCTGTGGGGCCTTTGTGGCGGGGGCCCTGGGCCCGGGGACCAAGCTCATCTCCTTGGGCCAGATCTCCTGGGACGAGCTCTTCGCCGCCTACAAGGAAGCGGTGCGGGGGTTGCTTCGGGGCGGGGTGGACCTGATTCTTTTGGAAACGGCCCAGGACATCCTCCAGGTGCGCTGCGCCGTTTTGGCGGCGCGGGAGGCCATGGCCGAGCTGCGCCGGGAGGTGCCCTTGCAGGTCCAGGTGACCTTTGAGGCCACGGGGACCCTCCTCGTGGGCACGGACGAGCAGGCGGCCTTGGCCGCTTTGGAGAGCCTGCCCGTGGACGTGGTGGGCATGAACTGCGCCACGGGCCCCGACCTCATGGACAGCAAGGTGCGCTACTTCGCGGAGCACAGTACCCGGTTCGTGGCCTGCCTGCCCAACGCCGGCCTGCCGCGGAACGAGGGGGGGAAGGTGGCCTACGACCTCACCCCCGAGGAGCTTGCCCGCTGGCACCGCAAGTTCGTCCTGGAGTACGGGGTGAACGCCGTGGGGGGGTGTTGCGGCACGGGGCCCGAGCACATCCGCAAGGTGGCGGAGGCGGTCAAGGGGTTCCCCGTTAGGGAGCGGCCCAAGGCCTTCCCGCCCCAGGTGGCTTCCCTCTACCAAGCGGTGCCTCTTCGGCAGGAGACGAGCCTTTTCCTGGTGGGCGAGAGGCTGAACGCCACGGGGAGCAAGCGCTTCCGGGAGATGCTCTTTGCGAAGGACCTCGAGGGCATCCTGGCCCTGGCGCAGGAGCAGGTGGCGGAGGGGGCCCACGCCCTGGACCTCTCCGTGGCCTGGACGGGCCGGGACGAGCTTGAGGACCTAAAGTGGCTCCTCCCCGGCCTCGCCACCGCCGCCACCGTGCCCGTTATGGTGGACTCCACCTCCCCCGAGGCCATGGAGCTTGCCCTCAAGTACCTGCCGGGCCGGGTCCTCCTGAACTCCGCCAACCTGGAGGACGGCCTGGAGCGGTTTGACCGGGTGGCCTCCTTGGCCAAGGCCCACGGGGCGGCCCTGGTGGTCCTGGCCATTGATGAGAAGGGCATGGCCAAGACCCGGGAGGAGAAGGTCCGGGTGGCCTTGCGCATGTACGAGCGGCTCACGGAGCACCACGGCCTCCGCCCGGAGGACCTCCTCTTTGACCTCCTCACCTTCCCCATCACCCAAGGGGACGAGGAAAGCCGCCCTTTGGCCAAGGAAACCCTTCTGGCCCTGGAAGAGCTACGGGAGAGGCTTCCCGGCGTGGGGTTCATCCTGGGCGTGTCCAACGTCTCCTTCGGCTTGAAGCCCAGGGCCCGGCGGGTCCTCAACTCCGTCTTCCTGGACGAGGCCAGGAAGCGGGGCCTCACCGCCGCCATCGTGGATGCGGGGAAGATCCTCCCCATCGCCCAGATCCCCGAGGAGGCCTACGCCTTGGCCCTGGACCTCATCCATGACCGCAGGCGGGAAGGCTATGACCCCCTCATGGCCTTCATCGCCTATTTTGAGGCCCACCAAGAGGACCTGGCCCAAAAGGAGGACGCTTTCCAGGCCCTGCCCCTCCTGGAGAGGCTCAAGCGGCGGGTGGTGGAGGGGAGGAAGGTGGGCCTCGAGGCGGACCTGGAGGAGGCCCTGAGGGAGGGGCATAAGCCCCTAGACCTCATCAACGGCCCCCTCCTTGCGGGCATGAAGGAGGTGGGGGAGCTCTTTGGGGCGGGGAAGATGCAGCTTCCCTTTGTCCTCCAGGCCGCCGAGGTGATGAAAAGGGCCGTGGCCCACCTGGAACCCCACATGGAAAAGCGGGGTGCGGGCAAGGGCCGGATGATCCTGGCCACGGTGAAGGGGGACGTGCACGACATCGGCAAGAACCTGGTGGACATCATCCTCACCAACAACGGCTACCAGGTGATCAACCTGGGCATCAAGGTGCCCATTGAGGAGATCCTAAGGGCGGTGGAGGAGCACAAGCCCCACGCCGTGGGCATGTCGGGTCTTTTGGTAAAGAGCACCCAGGTGATGAAGGAGAACCTGGAGTACATGCGGGACAGGGGCTACACCCTCCCCGTCATCCTGGGCGGGGCGGCCCTCACCCGGAGCTTCGTGGAGGAGGAGCTTCGGGCCATCTACCCCAAGGTCTACTACGCCGAGGACGCCTTTGAAGGCCTAAGGCTCATGGAGGAGCTCACGGGCCACGCCTCTCCAGAGCTCACCCGGAAGGCGCCTACCCGGCCCAAGCGGGAGGCGCCCCGGGTGGAGGCCCGCCCCAAGCCCGTGGGCGACCCCCCTGCCATCCCCCGCCCCCCCTTCTTCGGCGTGCGGGTGGAGGAGAACCTGGACCTGGCCACCATCGCCCACTACGTGAACAAGCTCGCCCTTTACCGGGGGCAGTGGGGGTATAGCCGCAAGGGCATGGGCCGGGAGGAGTGGCAGGCCCTGGTGGAGCGGGAGGCGGAGCCCGTCTTCCGCCGCCTCCTCAAGGAGGCGAGGGAGGAGGGGTGGCTTCGGCCCCGTGTCCTCTATGGCTTCTTCCCCGTGGCCCGCGAGGGGGAGGAGCTTTGGGTCTATTCGCCCGAGACGGGGGAGGTCCTGGAGCGCTTCCGCTTTCCCCGGCAACGGGGTGGGGGGCTGAGCCTAGTGGACTACTTCCGCCCCCGCCATGCCCCACCTTTAGGCGACGAGGAGGCGTGGCTTCCCGCTTTTGAGGAAGGGGCCCGGGATGTGCTTGGGGTGCAGCTCGTGACCATGGGGGAGGAGCCGGGGAAGAAGGCGCGGGCCCTCTTTGAGAGCGGGGCGTACCAGGACTACCTCTTCGTCCACGGCTTCGCCGTGGAGATGACGGAGGCCTTGGCGGAGTACTGGCACAAGCGCATGCGGCAGATGTGGGGTATCGCCGGCCAGGACGCCACGGAGATCCCCAAGCTCTTCCAACAGGGCTACCAGGGGGCCCGCTACTCCTTCGGCTACCCTGCCTGCCCCGACCTTGCGGACCAGGCCAAGCTGGACCGGCTCATGGGCTTTGCCCGCATCGGCGTGCAGCTTACGGAGAACTTCCAACTGGACCCCGAGCACGCCACCAGCGCCCTGGTGGTCCACCACCCCGAGGCCCGCTACTTCAGCGTGGACTGA
- a CDS encoding sulfurtransferase: MGYAHPEVLVSTEWVQAHLEDPNVRILEVDEDILLYDTGHIPGAQKIDWQRDFWDPVVRDFIGEEAFARLMERLGISNDTTVVLYGDKNNWWAAYAFWFFKYNGHKDVRLMNGGRQKWVEEGRPLTTEVPSFPPGRYEVPYRDESIRAYRDDVLEHILKVKEGKGALVDVRSPEEYRGELTHMPNYPQEGALRAGHIPGAKNIPWAKAVNPDGTFKSAEELRALYEPLGVSKDKDVVVYCRIAERSSHSWFVLKYLLGYPRVRNYDGSWTEWGNLVGVPIAKGEE, encoded by the coding sequence TGCAGGCGCACCTGGAAGACCCTAACGTGCGGATCCTCGAGGTGGACGAGGACATCCTCCTCTACGACACGGGCCACATCCCGGGGGCGCAGAAGATTGACTGGCAAAGGGACTTCTGGGACCCGGTGGTGCGGGACTTCATCGGCGAGGAGGCGTTCGCCCGGCTCATGGAGCGGCTCGGCATCTCCAACGACACCACCGTGGTCCTCTACGGCGACAAGAACAACTGGTGGGCCGCCTACGCCTTCTGGTTTTTCAAGTACAACGGGCACAAGGACGTGCGCCTCATGAACGGGGGGCGGCAGAAGTGGGTGGAGGAGGGCCGGCCCCTCACCACCGAGGTGCCGAGCTTCCCCCCGGGCCGCTACGAGGTGCCCTACCGGGACGAGTCTATCCGCGCCTACCGGGACGACGTGCTGGAGCATATCCTCAAGGTCAAGGAGGGGAAGGGGGCATTGGTGGACGTGCGGAGCCCGGAGGAGTACCGGGGGGAGCTCACCCACATGCCCAACTACCCGCAGGAGGGCGCCCTGCGCGCCGGGCATATCCCCGGGGCCAAGAACATCCCCTGGGCCAAGGCGGTGAACCCTGACGGCACCTTTAAGAGCGCCGAGGAGCTAAGGGCCCTCTACGAGCCCTTGGGCGTAAGCAAGGATAAGGACGTGGTGGTCTACTGCCGCATCGCCGAGCGCTCCAGCCACTCCTGGTTTGTTCTCAAGTACCTTCTGGGCTACCCCCGTGTGCGGAACTACGACGGCTCCTGGACAGAGTGGGGCAACCTGGTGGGGGTGCCCATCGCCAAGGGCGAGGAGTAA